One Synechococcus sp. CC9605 genomic window carries:
- a CDS encoding DUF6447 family protein: MTDSAAQNPVLTFEGKRYDLNTLPNELKELVRGMQVADAQLRMHEDTLKVLAVGRQSLATELNEKLKSVAPLPDQG; encoded by the coding sequence ATGACTGACTCTGCAGCCCAGAACCCTGTCTTGACCTTTGAGGGCAAGCGCTACGACCTGAATACGCTTCCCAACGAGCTCAAGGAGCTTGTGCGTGGCATGCAGGTTGCCGACGCTCAGCTGCGGATGCACGAAGACACCCTCAAGGTGCTGGCGGTGGGCCGCCAGAGCCTGGCCACAGAGCTCAATGAAAAGCTCAAGTCCGTCGCTCCGTTGCCCGATCAGGGTTGA
- a CDS encoding ABC transporter ATP-binding protein, translating to MLTPSQAGFRRLLPLLRPHLRELLWGGCCMVIYVGSFPLLVQLAGDLFPALGSGDLVRVLQLIGLALLIFAVQKIAQFGQDSLLAGPALLVSQDLRRDLFRRLQTVELGALEKLSAGDLTYRFTEDADRVSEVLYKTIHDTVPSVLQLVAVLGMMLWLDWKLTLAILLLAPVIVWLISLFGARVMAATERSQKKVSELAGLLGEAIEGLPLVRAFAAEPWLQDRFETEIDQHRQARHRTYSLVALQHPVVGIIEVVGLFAVLALGAWRIQTGDLSIAGLSSYLTGLIVLIDPIAHVTNNFNEFQQGQASLRRLREIEREPQEAADPAEAQSIGALRGDLVFDQVSFGYDPAQPVLHQLNLRVDAGQVLAIVGPSGAGKSTLLSLLLRFNTVQQGEIRLDGTDISLMRARELRQQVALVPQRTTVFSGTIAEAIRFGRRATDDEVRDAARLANADDFIRALPQGYDTQLEERGTNVSGGQLQRIAIARAVLGNPALLLLDEATSALDAEAEAAVQLGLKQAMKGRTVLVIAHRLATVQEADRIVVLEKGAVVDRGTHDDLMQRGGRYRELCERQFIRDRQKS from the coding sequence ATGCTGACCCCATCCCAGGCCGGATTCCGCCGGCTGCTGCCGTTGCTTCGCCCCCACCTGCGGGAACTGCTCTGGGGAGGCTGCTGCATGGTGATTTACGTCGGCAGCTTCCCGCTGCTCGTCCAGCTGGCTGGAGATTTGTTTCCTGCGTTGGGATCGGGTGATCTCGTCCGTGTGCTTCAGCTGATCGGACTGGCATTGCTGATTTTTGCTGTTCAGAAAATCGCCCAGTTCGGTCAGGACTCTCTCCTTGCCGGGCCTGCACTGCTGGTGAGCCAGGACTTACGGCGCGATCTGTTTCGCCGCCTGCAGACCGTGGAGCTCGGGGCGTTGGAGAAGCTCTCGGCCGGCGACCTCACCTACCGCTTCACCGAAGACGCGGATCGCGTTAGCGAGGTGCTGTATAAGACCATCCACGACACGGTCCCCAGCGTGCTTCAGCTGGTTGCTGTGCTGGGGATGATGCTATGGCTCGACTGGAAACTGACGCTGGCCATCCTGTTGCTGGCGCCGGTGATCGTCTGGCTGATCAGCCTGTTCGGTGCTCGCGTGATGGCGGCCACGGAACGCAGTCAGAAAAAGGTGAGCGAACTGGCCGGTCTGCTGGGTGAGGCCATCGAAGGTTTGCCCCTGGTGCGTGCTTTTGCCGCCGAGCCCTGGCTGCAGGACCGTTTCGAGACAGAAATCGACCAACACAGGCAGGCACGCCACCGCACCTACAGCCTTGTGGCGCTCCAGCATCCGGTGGTTGGCATCATCGAGGTGGTTGGTCTGTTTGCCGTGCTGGCCCTCGGAGCCTGGCGGATCCAGACCGGTGATCTGAGCATTGCAGGGTTGAGCAGTTACCTGACGGGGCTGATCGTGCTGATCGATCCCATTGCCCACGTCACCAACAACTTCAACGAATTCCAGCAGGGTCAGGCGTCGCTGCGACGTCTGCGGGAGATCGAGCGAGAGCCTCAGGAGGCTGCGGATCCAGCCGAGGCGCAATCCATCGGTGCTCTCCGGGGCGATCTGGTCTTTGACCAGGTGAGCTTTGGCTATGACCCAGCCCAGCCGGTGCTGCATCAACTCAATCTGCGGGTGGATGCGGGCCAGGTGTTGGCCATTGTTGGCCCCTCTGGTGCGGGCAAAAGCACCTTGCTGTCGCTCCTGCTGCGGTTCAACACGGTGCAACAGGGCGAGATCCGTCTCGACGGCACGGACATCAGCTTGATGCGCGCCCGAGAGCTGCGTCAGCAGGTGGCCCTGGTTCCGCAGCGCACCACCGTGTTCTCCGGAACCATTGCCGAAGCGATTCGTTTCGGGCGCCGTGCGACCGATGACGAGGTTCGCGATGCGGCTCGCTTGGCCAATGCGGATGATTTCATCCGTGCCTTGCCCCAGGGGTATGACACTCAGCTCGAGGAACGGGGAACCAATGTTTCCGGTGGACAACTGCAGCGGATCGCCATTGCCCGGGCAGTGCTTGGTAATCCAGCGCTGCTGCTGCTGGATGAAGCCACCAGTGCCCTCGATGCTGAAGCGGAGGCTGCGGTGCAACTCGGTCTGAAGCAGGCGATGAAGGGACGAACGGTGTTGGTGATCGCCCACCGTCTGGCCACGGTTCAGGAGGCCGATCGCATTGTGGTTCTTGAAAAAGGAGCGGTTGTCGATCGAGGCACCCACGACGACTTGATGCAGCGTGGTGGGCGTTACCGCGAACTGTGCGAACGACAGTTCATTCGAGATCGGCAAAAGTCCTGA